One Amorphoplanes digitatis genomic window carries:
- a CDS encoding TIGR01777 family oxidoreductase, producing the protein MRIILAGASGFLGTRLTGRLRAAGHDLTLLVRRPAQEPGEATWQPSAGQLDPAVVAGADAVINLAGAGVGDRRWNARYKGLIRSSRVDTAGTIAQTVRSLPAADRPRVLLQSSAVGWYGDTGDRQVTEDSPAGSGFLADVCRVWEAAVRPAEDAGIRVALLRTGLPLDSRGGLLKPQMVPFRLGVGARLGGGRQWVPWIGLNDWLSATDFLLDRDDLAGPVNMVGPEPVTNATFTRVLGRVLNRPAVLQVPGIALQVALGEFAHEALRSQRVLPGVLQRTGFVFAQPTLEVALRAAIDRESNAVA; encoded by the coding sequence ATGCGGATCATCCTGGCCGGCGCGTCCGGTTTTCTCGGCACCCGGCTCACCGGCCGGCTGCGCGCCGCCGGCCACGACCTCACCCTGCTCGTCCGCCGTCCCGCGCAGGAGCCCGGTGAGGCGACCTGGCAGCCGTCGGCGGGTCAGCTCGACCCGGCCGTCGTCGCCGGCGCCGACGCGGTGATCAACCTGGCCGGCGCGGGCGTCGGCGACCGGCGCTGGAACGCCCGCTACAAGGGCCTGATCCGGAGCAGCCGGGTGGACACGGCCGGCACGATCGCCCAGACGGTCCGGAGCCTGCCCGCCGCCGACCGCCCGCGGGTCCTGCTCCAGTCCTCCGCCGTCGGCTGGTACGGCGACACCGGGGACCGCCAGGTCACCGAGGACTCCCCGGCCGGCAGCGGCTTCCTCGCCGACGTGTGCCGGGTCTGGGAGGCGGCCGTGCGGCCCGCCGAGGACGCGGGCATCCGGGTCGCGCTGCTGCGCACCGGGCTGCCGCTGGACTCCCGCGGCGGCCTGCTCAAGCCGCAGATGGTGCCCTTCCGGCTGGGCGTCGGCGCCCGGCTCGGCGGCGGCCGGCAGTGGGTGCCCTGGATCGGCCTGAACGACTGGCTCAGCGCCACCGACTTCCTGCTCGATCGCGACGACCTGGCCGGCCCGGTCAACATGGTCGGCCCGGAGCCGGTGACCAACGCCACGTTCACCCGGGTGCTGGGCCGGGTGCTGAACCGCCCGGCCGTGCTCCAGGTGCCGGGTATCGCGCTCCAGGTGGCGCTCGGCGAGTTCGCGCACGAGGCGCTGCGCAGTCAACGGGTGCTGCCCGGTGTCCTCCAGCGGACCGGCTTCGTGTTCGCCCAGCCGACCCTCGAGGTGGCGCTGCGCGCGGCGATCGACCGGGAATCGAACGCCGTGGCCTGA
- the lpdA gene encoding dihydrolipoyl dehydrogenase → MSQPGGTFDIVILGAGSGGYAAALRAAELNLSVALIDKAELGGTCLHRGCIPTKALLHAAELADQTRESEQFGIKADLVGIDMAGVNAYKDGVVGRLYKGLQGLMKQPNITMVQGAGKLISRDTVEVDGARYTGRNIILATGSYSRSLPGLEVDGKRVLTSEHALRLDRVPASAIVLGGGVIGVEFASVWKSFGADVTILEALPRLVAAEDEEISKAVERAFRKRKINFKVGKPFEKVEYTENGVKAYLAGGESVEAEILLVAVGRGPTTSDLGYEQQGITLDRGFVITNERMHTGVGNIYAVGDIVPGLQLAHRGFQQGIFVAEEIAGKNPAVIDENGIPRVTYSDPEVASVGLTEAKAKEQYGADKVTSYSYNLGGNGKSQILKTQGFVKLVRVNDGPVVGVHMVGARMGELVGEAQLIYNWEAFPEEVAQLVHAHPTQNEALGEAFLALAGKPLHAHA, encoded by the coding sequence GTGAGCCAGCCGGGCGGAACCTTCGACATCGTGATCCTCGGCGCCGGCAGCGGCGGCTATGCCGCCGCGCTGCGCGCGGCCGAGCTGAACCTGTCGGTGGCCCTGATCGACAAGGCGGAGCTGGGCGGAACCTGCCTGCACCGCGGCTGCATTCCGACAAAGGCCCTGCTGCACGCGGCCGAGCTCGCCGACCAGACCCGCGAGAGCGAGCAGTTCGGCATCAAGGCCGACCTGGTCGGCATCGACATGGCCGGTGTGAACGCCTATAAGGACGGTGTCGTCGGCCGCCTCTACAAGGGCCTGCAGGGCCTGATGAAGCAGCCGAACATCACAATGGTCCAGGGCGCCGGCAAGCTGATCTCCCGTGACACGGTCGAGGTCGACGGCGCGCGCTACACCGGACGCAACATCATCCTCGCCACCGGCTCCTATTCCCGCTCGCTGCCCGGCCTCGAGGTCGACGGCAAGCGCGTGCTGACCAGCGAGCACGCCCTGCGCCTCGACCGGGTGCCGGCCTCCGCGATCGTGCTCGGCGGCGGCGTCATCGGCGTCGAGTTCGCCAGCGTCTGGAAGTCCTTCGGCGCCGACGTGACGATTCTCGAGGCGCTGCCCCGGCTGGTCGCCGCCGAGGACGAGGAGATCTCGAAGGCGGTCGAGCGCGCCTTCCGCAAGCGGAAGATCAACTTCAAGGTCGGCAAGCCGTTCGAGAAGGTCGAGTACACCGAGAACGGCGTCAAGGCCTACCTCGCCGGCGGCGAGAGCGTCGAGGCCGAGATCCTGCTGGTCGCGGTCGGCCGCGGCCCGACCACCAGCGACCTGGGCTACGAGCAGCAGGGCATCACCCTCGACCGGGGCTTCGTGATCACCAACGAGCGCATGCACACCGGCGTCGGCAACATCTACGCGGTCGGCGACATCGTGCCCGGCCTCCAGCTGGCGCACCGCGGCTTCCAGCAGGGCATCTTCGTGGCCGAGGAGATCGCGGGCAAGAACCCGGCCGTCATCGACGAGAACGGCATCCCCCGCGTCACCTACTCGGACCCCGAGGTCGCCTCGGTCGGCCTGACCGAGGCCAAGGCCAAGGAGCAGTACGGCGCCGACAAGGTCACGTCGTACAGCTACAACCTCGGCGGCAACGGCAAGAGCCAGATCCTCAAGACGCAGGGCTTCGTGAAGCTGGTCCGGGTCAACGACGGCCCGGTCGTCGGCGTGCACATGGTCGGTGCCCGGATGGGCGAGCTCGTCGGCGAGGCTCAGCTGATCTACAACTGGGAGGCGTTCCCGGAAGAGGTCGCCCAGCTGGTGCACGCACACCCGACCCAGAACGAGGCGCTCGGTGAGGCGTTCCTCGCACTGGCCGGCAAGCCGCTGCACGCACACGCCTGA
- the gcvT gene encoding glycine cleavage system aminomethyltransferase GcvT, translating into MSAEAAALLRSPLHERHVALGAKFAAFGGWEMPLEYAGGGVLREHAAVREAVGVFDVSHLGKARVTGPGAADFVNSCLSNDLGRIAAGKAQYTLCCDDASGGVVDDLIAYLIGPDEVFLIPNAANTAEVVRRLAAAAPEGITVTDEHRSFAVLAVQGPLSAETVTGLGLPTEHDYMSFNPARIGGVDLIVCRTGYTGEHGYELVVPWDDAVTVWDTLVAAGVRPCGLGARDTLRTEMGYPLHGQELSLEITPVQARSGWAVGWSKPAFWGRDALLAEKAAGPRRLLRGLELTGRGIPRCHMPVYAGETQVGEITSGTFSPTKKVGIALALLDSAAGLGDGDLVEIDIRGRRTEARIVKPPFVETSVR; encoded by the coding sequence ATGTCTGCCGAGGCCGCCGCCCTGCTCCGTTCGCCCCTGCACGAGCGCCACGTCGCGCTCGGGGCCAAGTTCGCCGCCTTCGGCGGCTGGGAGATGCCGCTCGAGTACGCGGGCGGGGGTGTCCTGCGCGAGCACGCCGCCGTACGCGAGGCCGTCGGCGTCTTCGACGTGTCCCACCTCGGCAAGGCCCGGGTCACCGGTCCGGGCGCCGCGGACTTCGTCAACTCCTGCCTCAGCAACGACCTGGGCCGCATCGCCGCCGGCAAGGCGCAGTACACGCTCTGCTGCGACGACGCCTCCGGTGGCGTGGTCGACGACCTGATCGCGTACCTGATCGGGCCGGACGAGGTCTTCCTGATCCCGAACGCCGCCAACACCGCCGAGGTCGTGCGCCGGCTGGCCGCCGCCGCGCCCGAGGGCATCACCGTCACCGACGAGCACCGCAGCTTCGCCGTCCTCGCGGTGCAGGGCCCGCTGTCGGCCGAGACCGTCACCGGGCTGGGGCTGCCCACCGAGCACGACTACATGTCGTTCAACCCGGCGCGGATCGGCGGCGTCGACCTGATCGTCTGCCGCACCGGCTACACCGGGGAGCACGGCTACGAGCTGGTCGTGCCGTGGGACGACGCCGTCACCGTCTGGGACACGCTCGTCGCGGCCGGCGTCCGCCCGTGCGGGCTCGGCGCGCGCGACACGCTGCGCACCGAGATGGGCTACCCGCTGCACGGCCAGGAGCTCTCCCTGGAGATCACCCCGGTGCAGGCCCGCTCCGGCTGGGCGGTCGGCTGGTCAAAGCCCGCGTTCTGGGGCCGCGACGCGCTGCTCGCCGAGAAGGCGGCCGGCCCGCGGCGGCTGCTGCGCGGCCTCGAGCTCACCGGTCGCGGCATCCCGCGCTGTCACATGCCCGTGTACGCGGGGGAGACGCAGGTCGGCGAGATCACCAGTGGCACCTTTTCGCCGACGAAGAAGGTGGGCATCGCGCTGGCCCTGCTCGACAGCGCCGCCGGGCTCGGCGACGGCGACCTCGTCGAGATCGACATCCGGGGCCGCCGCACCGAGGCGCGGATCGTCAAGCCGCCGTTCGTCGAGACCTCGGTGCGCTGA
- the lipB gene encoding lipoyl(octanoyl) transferase LipB, which yields MTTSTLQVLRPGLVDYREAWDEQRRLHEAVVAGTQPDTILLLEHPSVFTAGKRTEPLDRPLDGTPVVDVDRGGKITWHGPGQLVGYPIVKLADPIDVVAYVRRVEQLLIDVCGDFGVTVGRVEGRSGAWVRADDRGPDRKVAAIGIRVARGVTQHGFAVNADCDLTNFDRFVPCGIRDAGVTSLTAELGRQVTVADLMPVVERHLPTLL from the coding sequence GTGACGACTTCCACGTTGCAGGTCCTGCGTCCGGGCCTGGTCGACTACCGCGAGGCCTGGGACGAGCAGCGCCGGCTGCACGAGGCCGTGGTGGCGGGCACCCAGCCGGACACCATCCTGCTGCTCGAGCACCCCAGCGTCTTCACCGCCGGCAAGCGCACCGAGCCGCTGGACCGGCCGCTCGACGGCACGCCCGTCGTCGACGTCGACCGCGGCGGCAAGATCACCTGGCACGGCCCGGGCCAGCTCGTCGGCTACCCGATCGTCAAGCTCGCCGACCCGATCGACGTGGTCGCCTACGTGCGCCGCGTCGAGCAGCTGCTCATCGACGTGTGCGGGGACTTCGGCGTCACCGTCGGGCGGGTCGAGGGCCGCAGCGGCGCCTGGGTGCGCGCCGACGACCGCGGGCCCGACCGCAAGGTCGCGGCCATCGGGATCCGGGTGGCCCGCGGCGTCACCCAGCACGGCTTCGCCGTCAACGCCGACTGCGACCTGACGAACTTCGACCGCTTCGTGCCCTGCGGCATCCGCGACGCGGGCGTGACCTCCCTGACCGCCGAGCTGGGCCGGCAGGTGACGGTCGCCGACCTGATGCCGGTCGTCGAGCGCCACCTGCCGACGCTGCTGTGA
- the aspS gene encoding aspartate--tRNA(Asn) ligase, protein MQRILSTQLARHAGETVTVAGWVHRRRLLKSVAFLIVRDAAGLTQVVVTEPELRARIEELPEESVVELTGTVTANEAAPAGVELTGAELRVLSAVGVPLPFELHRPALTASMPTQLDHAALALRHPVRAAALRVAAAASAGFRAALEERRFVEIHTPKIVASATESGANVFALDYFGRPAYLAQSPQFYKQLMVGVFERVYEVGPVFRAEPHDTARHLAQYTSLDAELGFIADHRDVMAVLTDVVAVMTATVAERTGVAVPEVPAEIPALHFAEALRIAGAPADEPDLAPAHERALGEWALREHGSEFVFVTGYPMRKRPFYTHPQPSDPAWSNSFDLLFRGLELVTGGQRLHRYEDYRAALAARGETTAAYEGYLDAFRYGMPPHGGFAIGLERFVARLTGVGNVREVTAFPRDLHRVTP, encoded by the coding sequence ATGCAACGCATCCTCTCCACCCAACTGGCCCGGCACGCCGGCGAGACCGTCACGGTCGCCGGCTGGGTTCACCGCCGCCGGCTGCTCAAGTCGGTGGCCTTCCTGATCGTCCGGGACGCCGCCGGGCTCACCCAGGTCGTCGTGACCGAGCCCGAGTTGCGGGCCCGGATCGAGGAGCTGCCTGAGGAGTCGGTCGTCGAGCTGACCGGCACGGTCACCGCGAACGAGGCGGCGCCCGCCGGGGTCGAGCTGACCGGCGCGGAGCTCCGGGTGCTCAGCGCGGTCGGCGTACCGCTCCCCTTCGAGCTGCACCGGCCGGCGCTGACCGCGAGCATGCCCACCCAGCTCGACCATGCCGCGCTCGCGCTGCGGCACCCGGTGCGCGCCGCGGCGCTGCGGGTCGCGGCGGCCGCGTCCGCCGGCTTCCGGGCCGCGCTGGAGGAGCGCCGGTTCGTCGAGATCCACACGCCGAAGATCGTCGCGTCGGCGACGGAGTCCGGCGCGAACGTGTTCGCGCTCGACTACTTCGGCCGGCCCGCCTACCTGGCCCAGTCGCCGCAGTTCTACAAGCAGCTCATGGTCGGGGTCTTCGAGCGGGTCTACGAGGTCGGGCCGGTGTTCCGGGCCGAGCCGCACGACACGGCCCGGCACCTGGCGCAGTACACGTCGCTCGACGCCGAGCTGGGGTTCATCGCCGACCACCGGGACGTGATGGCCGTGCTCACCGACGTCGTCGCGGTCATGACGGCAACGGTCGCCGAGCGGACCGGCGTCGCGGTGCCCGAGGTGCCCGCGGAGATCCCGGCGCTGCACTTCGCGGAGGCGCTGCGGATCGCGGGGGCGCCGGCCGACGAGCCGGACCTGGCGCCGGCGCACGAGCGGGCGCTGGGTGAGTGGGCGCTGCGCGAGCACGGCTCGGAGTTCGTCTTCGTGACCGGGTACCCGATGCGCAAGCGGCCGTTCTACACGCACCCGCAGCCGTCCGACCCGGCCTGGTCGAACAGCTTCGACCTGCTCTTCCGCGGGCTCGAGCTGGTCACCGGCGGGCAGCGGCTGCACCGCTACGAGGACTACCGGGCGGCGCTGGCCGCGCGGGGCGAGACGACGGCGGCCTACGAGGGCTACCTCGACGCCTTCCGGTACGGCATGCCGCCGCACGGCGGCTTCGCCATCGGGCTGGAGCGTTTCGTGGCCCGGCTGACCGGCGTGGGCAACGTCCGCGAGGTCACGGCGTTCCCCCGCGACCTGCACAGAGTGACGCCGTGA
- a CDS encoding DUF2079 domain-containing protein, with protein sequence MSVVAAAPSESADPPVVSTTRAGGRRSWRQHLVVAVAALGLAAWVTNGLWRDPAGHVLTKNVGDQAFFEWLLGYGVYLLGHGADPFFTDMMNAPLGVNLAANTSITVFIVLFSPLTVLAGPQVSFAAILTLNLAGSAFAWYLFLRRYLVRHAVAAAAGGFFCGFAPGFISHANGHLNWTAGWVAPLVLWWVLKLPERGRWLRHGIILGLLVAVGFSIAAEGLFFTALASGLFLITRSVQPECRAEARRALPTVLAGLGVTAVVAGALLAYPLFMHFAGPQSFSGTGFNQAHYAEDIGAYFEYPTRSVAGWLGLGSELAPNPTEETSYFGLPLLILVVVSLVTLRRHAAPGRFETLAALYTVGAVFLVLSLGPQLKFFTGTTSIKLPYAALQHLPLFDSALPGRFALVVVGVVGIILALSADRLLSDPAQTVRSHTLWAAGFAVALVPLVPLPLLTTERVPEPPFIADGIWKDYVTDGGTMTTLPFATTDTADGQRWQAYTMARRGAQFRIPDGYFLGPGGPEGTGQIGATQRHTDWLFFRAALYGYVAPLDDHDRAQARADLADWNVQAVFLPERITGSHSPLFRAAVEMTATDLLGEPEHVGGVLLWRIRPGIDPVARDRLER encoded by the coding sequence GTGTCCGTCGTCGCCGCAGCCCCCTCAGAGTCCGCCGATCCGCCGGTCGTCTCCACGACCCGCGCCGGCGGCCGCCGGTCGTGGCGCCAGCACCTGGTCGTCGCCGTCGCCGCGCTGGGCCTCGCGGCCTGGGTGACGAACGGCCTGTGGCGCGACCCGGCCGGGCACGTGCTCACCAAGAACGTCGGCGACCAGGCCTTCTTCGAGTGGCTGCTGGGCTACGGCGTCTACCTGCTGGGGCACGGCGCCGATCCGTTCTTCACCGACATGATGAACGCGCCGCTCGGCGTCAACCTGGCCGCCAACACGTCCATCACCGTCTTCATCGTGCTGTTCTCGCCGCTGACCGTGCTGGCCGGGCCACAGGTCAGCTTCGCGGCGATCCTCACGCTCAACCTGGCCGGGTCGGCGTTCGCCTGGTACCTCTTCCTGCGCCGCTACCTGGTCCGGCACGCGGTCGCGGCGGCGGCCGGCGGGTTCTTCTGCGGGTTCGCGCCCGGCTTCATCTCGCACGCCAACGGCCACCTGAACTGGACGGCGGGCTGGGTCGCGCCGCTGGTGCTCTGGTGGGTCCTCAAGCTGCCCGAGCGCGGGCGCTGGCTGCGGCACGGCATCATCCTGGGCCTGCTGGTGGCCGTCGGCTTCTCCATCGCCGCTGAGGGCCTGTTCTTCACGGCCCTGGCCAGCGGCCTCTTCCTGATCACCCGCTCGGTGCAGCCGGAGTGCCGCGCCGAGGCGCGCCGGGCGCTGCCGACGGTGCTCGCCGGGCTCGGCGTCACCGCGGTGGTCGCCGGTGCGCTGCTCGCGTACCCGCTGTTCATGCACTTCGCCGGGCCGCAGTCGTTCAGCGGCACCGGCTTCAACCAGGCGCACTACGCCGAGGACATCGGCGCCTACTTCGAATATCCGACCCGCTCGGTCGCCGGCTGGCTGGGGCTGGGCAGCGAACTGGCGCCGAACCCGACCGAGGAGACGTCCTACTTCGGCCTCCCGCTGCTGATCCTGGTCGTCGTGTCGCTGGTGACGTTGCGCCGGCACGCGGCGCCGGGCCGGTTCGAGACCCTTGCCGCGCTCTACACCGTCGGCGCGGTCTTCCTGGTGCTGTCCCTCGGCCCGCAGCTCAAGTTCTTCACCGGCACGACGAGCATCAAGCTCCCGTACGCGGCCCTGCAACACCTGCCGCTCTTCGACTCGGCGCTGCCCGGGCGTTTCGCCCTCGTGGTGGTCGGCGTGGTCGGCATCATCCTCGCGCTCAGCGCCGACCGGCTGCTCAGCGATCCGGCGCAGACGGTGCGCTCGCACACGCTCTGGGCGGCCGGCTTCGCGGTGGCGCTGGTGCCCCTGGTCCCGCTCCCGCTGCTCACCACCGAGCGGGTGCCGGAGCCGCCGTTCATCGCCGACGGGATCTGGAAGGACTACGTCACCGACGGCGGCACGATGACCACCCTGCCGTTCGCGACCACCGACACCGCGGACGGGCAGCGCTGGCAGGCGTACACGATGGCCCGGCGCGGTGCGCAGTTCCGCATCCCCGACGGCTACTTCCTCGGGCCCGGTGGGCCGGAGGGCACCGGCCAGATCGGCGCCACCCAGCGGCACACCGACTGGCTGTTCTTCCGCGCGGCCCTGTACGGCTACGTCGCCCCGCTCGACGACCACGACCGCGCGCAGGCCCGCGCCGACCTGGCGGACTGGAACGTCCAGGCCGTCTTCCTGCCGGAGCGGATCACCGGCTCGCACAGCCCGCTGTTCCGGGCCGCGGTGGAGATGACCGCGACCGACCTGCTCGGCGAGCCGGAACACGTCGGCGGCGTGCTGCTGTGGCGAATCCGCCCGGGGATCGACCCGGTCGCCAGGGATAGGCTGGAGCGGTGA
- a CDS encoding leucyl aminopeptidase — protein MTHPAPTLSLVDSDPAELAVDAIVIGLHSQPDEGGAVLPAAGAESIAAAFDGKLISTLTLLGATGTAGEVIKLATLGTVAAPLIVAVGLGDEPTGSAPATETLRRGTGAAVRALAGSATVALALPVPDDTDAPGVLRAILEGALLGSYRFAGYKTKPQPTRRDPVKALQVTVPDAADSAARAEVERAEVVSKVVRQTRDWVNTAPNKLRPPDFADAVAAAADGTGLEVEVLDFDALKAGGYGGIVAVGQGSEAPPRLVKLTYTPQGVANPKRVALVGKGITFDTGGISIKPAAGMWEMKSDMAGAAAVGATMLAVAALRPPVAVTGYLAMAENMPSGTAYRPGDVITMFNGKRVEVLNTDAEGRMVLADAIARACADGTDYVFETSTLTGGQVVALGKRIAGVMGSPETCERVKAAGDSVGEPAWPMPLPDDVRKGMESEVADISQVNASMDRAGHMLQGGVFLREFVADGVEWAHIDIAGPSYHVGEPSGYWTKGGTGVPVRTLLTLIDDIAANG, from the coding sequence GTGACCCACCCCGCACCCACCCTCAGCCTGGTCGACAGCGACCCGGCCGAACTGGCCGTCGACGCGATCGTCATCGGGCTGCACAGTCAGCCCGATGAGGGCGGCGCGGTCCTGCCGGCCGCCGGCGCGGAGAGCATCGCCGCCGCGTTCGACGGAAAGCTGATCTCGACGCTGACCCTGCTCGGCGCGACCGGTACCGCCGGCGAGGTGATCAAGCTCGCCACGCTCGGCACGGTCGCGGCGCCGCTGATCGTCGCCGTCGGCCTCGGCGACGAGCCCACCGGCTCGGCGCCCGCCACGGAGACCCTGCGCCGCGGCACCGGCGCCGCGGTGCGCGCGCTGGCCGGCAGCGCCACCGTCGCGCTGGCGCTGCCGGTGCCCGACGACACCGACGCGCCCGGCGTGCTGCGCGCGATCCTCGAGGGTGCGCTGCTCGGGTCGTACCGGTTCGCCGGCTACAAGACCAAGCCGCAGCCGACCCGGCGCGACCCGGTCAAGGCGCTCCAGGTGACCGTGCCCGACGCGGCCGACTCGGCCGCCCGGGCCGAGGTCGAGCGCGCCGAGGTGGTCTCCAAGGTCGTGCGGCAGACCCGGGACTGGGTGAACACCGCGCCCAACAAGCTGCGCCCGCCGGACTTCGCCGACGCCGTCGCGGCCGCCGCGGACGGCACCGGCCTCGAGGTCGAGGTGCTGGACTTCGACGCGCTCAAGGCGGGCGGCTACGGCGGCATCGTCGCGGTCGGCCAGGGCTCCGAGGCGCCGCCGCGGCTGGTCAAGCTCACATACACCCCGCAGGGCGTGGCGAACCCGAAGCGGGTCGCGCTGGTCGGCAAGGGCATCACCTTCGACACCGGCGGCATCAGCATCAAGCCGGCCGCGGGCATGTGGGAGATGAAGTCCGACATGGCCGGCGCCGCCGCCGTCGGCGCCACGATGCTGGCGGTCGCCGCGCTCCGGCCGCCGGTCGCGGTCACCGGGTACCTGGCCATGGCGGAGAACATGCCCTCCGGTACGGCGTACCGGCCGGGCGACGTCATCACGATGTTCAACGGCAAGCGGGTCGAGGTGCTCAACACCGACGCCGAGGGCCGCATGGTGCTCGCCGACGCGATCGCCCGCGCCTGCGCCGACGGCACCGACTACGTCTTCGAGACGTCCACTCTGACCGGTGGCCAGGTGGTCGCGCTGGGCAAGCGCATCGCCGGCGTGATGGGCTCGCCGGAGACCTGCGAGCGGGTCAAGGCGGCCGGCGACTCGGTCGGCGAGCCGGCCTGGCCGATGCCGCTGCCGGACGACGTGCGCAAGGGCATGGAGTCCGAGGTCGCCGACATCAGCCAGGTCAACGCGAGCATGGACCGGGCCGGGCACATGTTGCAGGGCGGCGTGTTCCTGCGCGAGTTCGTGGCGGACGGCGTGGAGTGGGCGCACATCGACATCGCCGGGCCCTCGTACCACGTGGGCGAGCCCAGCGGTTACTGGACGAAGGGCGGCACCGGCGTGCCGGTGCGCACCCTGCTGACCCTGATCGACGACATCGCCGCCAACGGCTGA
- a CDS encoding peptide ABC transporter substrate-binding protein — MSLYRDPRDKRVFVPKKGGGLVLNFGHPVAWWILISTTIIPLIIVVGVTIAVIA, encoded by the coding sequence GTGAGCCTCTACCGCGACCCGCGCGACAAGCGGGTCTTCGTGCCCAAGAAGGGCGGCGGGCTGGTGCTGAACTTCGGCCACCCCGTCGCGTGGTGGATCCTGATCAGCACGACGATCATCCCGCTGATCATCGTGGTCGGCGTGACCATCGCGGTCATCGCCTGA
- the sucB gene encoding 2-oxoglutarate dehydrogenase, E2 component, dihydrolipoamide succinyltransferase: MPVSVTMPRLGESVTEGTVTRWLKQEGERVEADEPLLEVSTDKVDTEIPSPAAGVLTRIVVAEDETADVGSELAVIAGDGEDEDSAAPAPAAAAQEEAEPEPAAQEAPSTEQPVAQEAPAPQAAAQTGGGGGTAVKMPALGESVTEGTVTRWLKQVGDTVEADEPLLEVSTDKVDTEIPSPVAGTVLEIKVPEDETVEVGADLAIIGSAGSAPAEAPKPAAPAPQQAAKPEPKAEPKPAPKPAPQQQSAPLVESKPAPEPEAPAPAQAAAPAAEKVSSNGAGDAGYVTPLVRKLAAEKGVDLSSVTGTGVGGRIRKQDVIEAAEKAAAAKAAPARQEAPAPAAKAAPSPLRGRTEKLTRIRATIARRMVESLHVSAQLTTVVEVDITKVATLRGKAKVAFQAKHGAKLTFLPFLALAAVEALREHPVVNSSIDQEAGTVTYHDGEHLGIAVDTPKGLVVPVIRDAGDLNLAGLAKRIADVAERTRNNKISPDELSGGTFTLTNTGSRGALFDTPIINQPQVGILGTGAVVKRAVVVDDPNLGELIVPRSMIYLALSYDHRIVDGADAARFLVTMKDRLEAGQFEGDLGLSS; encoded by the coding sequence ATGCCGGTATCGGTCACCATGCCCCGGCTGGGTGAGAGCGTCACCGAGGGCACCGTCACGCGCTGGCTCAAGCAGGAGGGCGAGCGGGTCGAGGCCGACGAGCCGCTGCTCGAGGTCTCCACTGACAAGGTCGACACCGAGATCCCGTCGCCGGCCGCCGGTGTGCTCACGCGCATCGTCGTGGCCGAGGACGAGACCGCGGACGTCGGCAGCGAGCTCGCGGTCATCGCCGGCGACGGCGAGGACGAGGACTCCGCCGCGCCCGCGCCCGCCGCGGCCGCGCAGGAGGAGGCCGAGCCCGAGCCGGCCGCGCAGGAGGCACCCTCGACCGAGCAGCCGGTCGCGCAGGAGGCACCGGCGCCGCAGGCCGCCGCGCAGACGGGCGGCGGCGGGGGCACCGCCGTCAAGATGCCCGCGCTGGGCGAGAGCGTCACCGAGGGCACCGTCACCCGCTGGCTCAAGCAGGTCGGTGACACGGTCGAGGCCGACGAGCCGCTGCTCGAGGTCTCCACCGACAAGGTCGACACCGAGATCCCGTCGCCGGTCGCCGGCACCGTCCTGGAGATCAAGGTCCCCGAGGACGAGACCGTCGAGGTCGGCGCCGACCTGGCCATCATCGGCAGCGCCGGCAGCGCGCCCGCCGAGGCGCCGAAGCCCGCCGCACCGGCACCGCAGCAGGCCGCCAAGCCCGAGCCGAAGGCCGAGCCGAAGCCCGCGCCGAAGCCGGCACCGCAGCAGCAGTCCGCGCCGCTGGTCGAGTCGAAGCCCGCGCCGGAGCCCGAGGCACCGGCGCCGGCGCAGGCCGCCGCCCCGGCCGCCGAGAAGGTCAGCTCCAACGGCGCCGGCGACGCCGGCTACGTGACGCCGCTGGTCCGCAAGCTCGCCGCCGAGAAGGGCGTCGACCTCTCGTCGGTCACCGGCACCGGCGTCGGCGGCCGGATCCGCAAGCAGGACGTCATCGAGGCCGCCGAGAAGGCCGCCGCCGCGAAGGCCGCCCCGGCCCGCCAGGAGGCCCCGGCGCCCGCCGCCAAGGCGGCCCCGAGCCCGCTGCGGGGACGCACCGAGAAGCTGACCCGGATCCGCGCGACGATCGCCCGCCGCATGGTGGAGTCGCTGCACGTCTCGGCGCAGCTCACCACGGTGGTCGAGGTCGACATCACCAAGGTCGCCACCCTGCGGGGCAAGGCCAAGGTCGCCTTCCAGGCCAAGCACGGCGCGAAGCTGACGTTCCTGCCGTTCCTGGCGCTGGCCGCGGTCGAGGCGCTGCGCGAGCACCCGGTGGTCAACTCGTCGATCGACCAGGAGGCCGGCACGGTCACCTACCACGACGGCGAGCACCTCGGCATCGCGGTGGACACCCCGAAGGGCCTGGTCGTCCCGGTCATCCGGGACGCCGGCGACCTCAACCTGGCCGGCCTGGCCAAGCGGATCGCCGACGTCGCGGAGCGCACCCGCAACAACAAGATCAGCCCGGACGAGCTGTCCGGCGGCACCTTCACGCTGACCAACACGGGCAGCCGGGGCGCGCTCTTCGACACCCCGATCATCAACCAGCCGCAGGTCGGCATCCTCGGCACCGGCGCGGTGGTCAAGCGCGCGGTGGTCGTCGACGACCCGAACCTGGGCGAGCTGATCGTGCCGCGCTCGATGATCTACCTGGCGCTCAGCTACGACCACCGGATCGTGGACGGCGCGGACGCCGCCCGCTTCCTGGTGACGATGAAGGACCGGCTGGAGGCCGGCCAGTTCGAGGGAGACCTCGGCCTGTCCTCCTGA